Proteins found in one Promicromonospora sukumoe genomic segment:
- a CDS encoding S9 family peptidase — translation MTTPSPLIPVEDFFGLPTRSRAVLSPDGAQVAYLAPWRERLNVFVRDLDSDWTSPDTTPDGGARRVTSDARRNIDSFFWSADGRYLLFLQDTDGDENWHLHRADPARPDEPAADLTPYDGVRLLHAQLDPERPGTAFVQLNLRRPDLIDVFELDLVTAELTPVAENPGDVITWLHTTGRLLAFSMEDGGDHVLSQWTGDERRTIARFPGTDYPFGPLPAVPTPDGNGLWASSVRGSDRTRLVRVDLDTGEETGVDSHPTSDLDTPRPEADTRYPSSLIVHPGTGALLGARYLGARQEVHALDAHFAEVLPRLEELSDGDLGHVSTDVTARHWVVDFNHDRDPGVTWYYDHATGEADLLFRPYPHLDPARLAPVTPVTLTARDGLDLPSHVTLPVGVEPHRLPTVLLVHGGPWYRDSWTYDPEVQLLANRGYAVLQVNFRGSTGYGKAHTQAAIGQFAGRMHDDLVDAVDHAVAQGWADPDRVAVYGASYGGYAALVGAAFTPDRFAAAVSYTGMSDLVDLVEQVVPFARRSAENSYLRYIGDPDDPRQRADMLARSPISRVDDITAPVLLIHGANDVRVARHHSDRVVDALRARGAEVEYLLNETEGHWFINQDSNIELYRTLERFLARHLGGRTGPDAHG, via the coding sequence ATGACCACCCCGTCGCCCCTCATCCCCGTCGAGGACTTCTTCGGCCTGCCCACCCGCAGCCGCGCCGTCCTGTCGCCGGACGGCGCCCAGGTCGCCTACCTCGCCCCGTGGCGCGAGCGGCTCAACGTGTTCGTCCGCGACCTGGACTCGGACTGGACCAGCCCCGACACCACGCCCGACGGCGGCGCCCGCCGCGTCACCTCCGACGCCCGGCGCAACATCGACTCGTTCTTCTGGTCCGCCGACGGGCGCTACCTCCTGTTCCTCCAGGACACCGACGGCGACGAGAACTGGCATCTGCACCGCGCCGACCCCGCCCGTCCCGACGAGCCCGCGGCCGACCTGACCCCCTACGACGGGGTGCGCCTGCTCCACGCGCAGCTCGACCCGGAGCGGCCGGGCACGGCCTTCGTCCAGCTCAACCTGCGCCGGCCGGACCTGATCGACGTCTTCGAGCTCGACCTGGTCACCGCGGAGCTGACCCCCGTCGCGGAGAACCCCGGCGACGTCATCACCTGGCTGCACACCACCGGCCGGCTGCTCGCGTTCAGCATGGAGGACGGCGGCGACCACGTGCTCTCGCAGTGGACCGGGGACGAGCGGCGCACGATCGCCCGGTTCCCCGGTACCGACTACCCGTTCGGGCCCCTGCCGGCCGTGCCCACTCCGGACGGCAACGGGCTGTGGGCGAGCTCGGTGCGCGGCTCGGACCGCACCCGGCTGGTCCGGGTCGACCTGGACACGGGCGAGGAGACCGGCGTCGACAGCCACCCGACGTCGGACCTGGACACGCCCCGTCCCGAGGCCGACACCCGCTACCCGTCGTCGCTGATCGTGCACCCCGGCACCGGGGCGCTGCTCGGCGCCCGCTACCTCGGTGCCCGCCAGGAGGTGCACGCCCTCGACGCCCACTTCGCCGAGGTGCTCCCCCGCCTGGAGGAGCTGTCCGACGGCGACCTGGGCCACGTGTCCACCGACGTGACGGCCCGGCACTGGGTGGTGGACTTCAACCACGACCGCGACCCCGGCGTCACCTGGTACTACGACCACGCGACGGGCGAGGCGGACCTCCTGTTCCGGCCGTACCCGCACCTCGACCCCGCCCGCCTGGCGCCGGTCACCCCGGTCACCCTCACCGCCCGCGACGGCCTCGACCTGCCCAGCCACGTCACCCTGCCGGTCGGCGTCGAGCCGCACCGCCTGCCGACCGTCCTGCTGGTGCACGGCGGGCCGTGGTACCGCGACAGCTGGACCTACGACCCGGAGGTGCAGCTCCTGGCCAACCGCGGCTACGCCGTGCTGCAGGTCAACTTCCGGGGCTCCACCGGCTACGGCAAGGCCCACACCCAGGCCGCGATCGGCCAGTTCGCGGGGCGCATGCACGACGACCTGGTCGACGCCGTCGACCACGCGGTCGCGCAGGGCTGGGCCGACCCCGACCGGGTGGCGGTCTACGGAGCCTCGTACGGCGGCTACGCCGCGCTCGTGGGCGCCGCGTTCACGCCGGACCGGTTCGCGGCGGCGGTCAGCTACACCGGCATGTCCGACCTGGTCGACCTCGTCGAGCAGGTGGTCCCGTTCGCGCGGCGCAGCGCCGAGAACAGCTACCTACGCTACATCGGCGACCCGGACGACCCGCGGCAGCGAGCCGACATGCTCGCCCGCTCACCCATCAGCCGGGTGGACGACATCACCGCGCCGGTGCTGCTGATCCACGGCGCCAACGACGTCCGGGTCGCGCGGCACCACTCCGACCGGGTCGTCGACGCGCTGCGCGCCCGCGGCGCCGAGGTCGAGTACCTCCTCAACGAGACCGAGGGCCACTGGTTCATCAACCAGGACAGCAACATCGAGCTCTACCGGACGCTGGAGCGCTTCCTGGCCCGCCACCTGGGCGGGCGCACCGGTCCCGACGCCCACGGCTGA
- a CDS encoding glycoside hydrolase family 43 protein encodes MRLVPNPVLPGCHPDPSVCRVGEDYYLVTSTFAFHPGIPVHHSRDLVTWDLVGHVLAGESWLPLDGSAVADGVWAPTIRHHEGVFYVVFTIARDKRGAATYLTTTTDPRGPWSVPVPLEADGIDPSLFFDRDGRAWFTAARDATADGATGPGEIWLRELDLPTRTLVGPEHVLWHGALTGQWVEAPHLYERDGRYHLVGAEGGTERNHAVTGATADHVTGPYRTDPRSPLLTHRHLGADEPVQNVGHADLVETPDGETWALVLGVRPVRGHHTLGREVLLVPAGWDEGGPVLAPGAGRVRGVEPGLPVTTDRPADWLSLRGPLAADVAGDVVTLPPRPVPLSGRGVPAFLARRQDMHAFEFGAALDTGRIDEHDAGVVAFQDENTFLAARLVRRAGGVVARVAGRLNGEDVAGPEVPVAGEVTLDVRSDGETYAFRCASDAGEHLLATFPHTVLSTETAGGFTGVLLGLVAEAPASAGPVVFRGVRYGVPEQVSEGAGGGTHHE; translated from the coding sequence ATGCGTCTGGTCCCCAATCCCGTGCTGCCCGGCTGCCACCCCGACCCCTCGGTGTGCCGGGTCGGCGAGGACTACTACCTGGTGACCTCGACCTTCGCCTTCCACCCCGGAATCCCCGTGCACCACAGCCGTGACCTGGTCACCTGGGACCTGGTAGGACACGTGCTGGCCGGCGAGAGCTGGCTCCCGCTGGACGGCAGCGCGGTGGCGGACGGCGTCTGGGCGCCCACGATCCGCCACCACGAGGGCGTGTTCTACGTCGTGTTCACGATCGCCCGGGACAAGCGCGGGGCGGCGACCTACCTGACGACGACGACCGACCCACGCGGGCCGTGGAGCGTCCCCGTCCCGCTGGAGGCCGACGGCATCGACCCCTCGCTCTTCTTCGACCGCGACGGCCGCGCCTGGTTCACCGCCGCCCGGGACGCGACGGCGGACGGCGCCACCGGGCCGGGCGAGATCTGGCTGCGGGAGCTCGACCTGCCGACCCGCACGCTGGTCGGGCCGGAGCACGTGCTCTGGCACGGGGCCCTGACCGGGCAGTGGGTCGAGGCCCCGCACCTCTACGAGCGCGACGGCCGCTACCACCTCGTGGGCGCGGAGGGCGGCACGGAACGGAACCACGCCGTCACCGGCGCGACCGCCGACCACGTGACCGGCCCGTACCGGACCGACCCGCGCAGCCCGCTGCTGACGCACCGGCACCTGGGTGCCGACGAGCCCGTGCAGAACGTGGGCCACGCCGACCTCGTCGAGACGCCCGACGGCGAGACCTGGGCGCTGGTCCTCGGCGTCCGCCCCGTCCGGGGACACCACACCCTCGGCCGCGAGGTGCTGCTCGTGCCCGCCGGGTGGGACGAGGGCGGGCCGGTCCTCGCCCCTGGCGCCGGGCGCGTGCGGGGTGTGGAGCCGGGCCTGCCCGTCACGACGGACCGCCCGGCGGACTGGCTCTCCCTGCGCGGCCCGCTGGCCGCCGACGTCGCGGGCGACGTGGTCACCCTGCCCCCGCGCCCCGTCCCGCTCTCGGGACGCGGCGTCCCCGCGTTCCTGGCCCGGCGCCAGGACATGCACGCGTTCGAGTTCGGCGCCGCGCTCGACACGGGCCGGATCGACGAGCACGACGCCGGGGTCGTCGCCTTCCAGGACGAGAACACGTTCCTCGCCGCGCGGCTCGTCCGCCGGGCAGGCGGCGTCGTCGCGCGCGTGGCCGGACGGCTGAACGGCGAGGACGTCGCAGGCCCCGAGGTGCCGGTCGCGGGTGAGGTCACGCTCGACGTCCGGTCGGACGGCGAGACCTACGCGTTCCGGTGCGCCTCGGACGCCGGCGAGCACCTGCTGGCGACGTTCCCGCACACCGTGCTGAGCACGGAGACGGCCGGCGGCTTCACCGGCGTCCTGCTGGGGCTGGTCGCCGAGGCGCCCGCAAGCGCCGGGCCGGTGGTCTTCCGCGGCGTCCGGTACGGCGTCCCGGAGCAGGTCTCAGAGGGCGCGGGTGGAGGCACGCACCACGAGTGA
- a CDS encoding MerR family transcriptional regulator, translated as MLSNELARLAGVTVRTLRHYHQVGVLPEPPRTSGGYRHYDVGHLVRLLRITRLTALGIPLSALPEVLDDAAAAEELLDELDRRAAADIERLAARRADIAALRRTGAPPDLPPELSAWRTDPAAGLPADMVRYEHEQLVLAGHLIGRGDPAVLAALLGEVDEEPAVSAALTARFYALDEDTPDDEVTALVGDLVTRLRTALARLAHLPPVDARAAGLLDELTERTLRPAQRDVLRRVQRRLALPGGE; from the coding sequence GTGCTCAGCAACGAGCTCGCCCGCTTGGCCGGCGTGACCGTCCGGACGCTGCGGCACTACCACCAGGTCGGGGTGCTCCCCGAGCCGCCGCGCACGTCCGGCGGCTACCGGCACTACGACGTCGGGCACCTGGTGCGGCTCCTGCGCATCACGCGGCTGACGGCGCTCGGCATCCCGCTGTCCGCGCTGCCGGAGGTGCTCGACGACGCGGCGGCCGCCGAGGAGCTGCTCGACGAGCTGGACCGCCGGGCCGCCGCCGACATCGAGCGGCTGGCGGCGCGCCGGGCCGACATCGCGGCGCTGCGTCGCACCGGCGCGCCGCCCGACCTCCCCCCGGAGCTCTCGGCCTGGCGGACCGACCCGGCGGCCGGGCTGCCCGCGGACATGGTCCGCTACGAGCACGAGCAGCTCGTGCTGGCCGGGCACCTGATCGGCCGGGGCGACCCCGCGGTCCTCGCGGCGCTGCTCGGCGAGGTGGACGAGGAGCCGGCCGTGTCGGCGGCGCTGACGGCGCGCTTCTACGCCCTGGACGAGGACACCCCGGACGACGAGGTCACGGCGCTGGTCGGTGACCTGGTGACGCGGCTCCGGACGGCGCTGGCACGGCTGGCGCACCTGCCGCCGGTCGACGCGCGGGCCGCGGGCCTGCTGGACGAGCTGACCGAACGCACGCTCCGGCCCGCGCAGCGCGACGTCCTGCGGAGGGTCCAGCGGCGGCTGGCCCTGCCCGGCGGGGAGTGA
- a CDS encoding carbohydrate ABC transporter permease, producing the protein MTAVAPPRRRAGRRAGRNRELTPWLFATPAIVLFVCFLLVPIGYALYLSFRGSRIEGGGAFGRRTEGFVGLDNYVAAFTNPELLAGFGRSLVYGAIAVPSVLGLALLFAILLDTPRARLTAFARTAIFLPYAVPGVIASLLWGFLYLPSTSPISYVARELGGTSLDFFAYPTLYFALANIALWSGVGFNMIIIYTSLRAIPQEIYEAARIDGANEWAIAWRIKVPLVTPALVLTGLFSVIGTVQLYSEPATLRPLANTISSTWVPLMAIYQEAFGNDNLGGAAAASVLLAVGTLVLSLIILRFFQRRAFGDA; encoded by the coding sequence ATGACCGCCGTGGCACCCCCGCGCCGGCGCGCGGGACGGCGCGCGGGCCGGAACCGGGAGCTCACCCCGTGGCTCTTCGCGACGCCGGCGATCGTGCTGTTCGTCTGCTTCCTGCTCGTCCCGATCGGCTACGCGCTCTACCTGAGCTTCCGCGGGTCGCGCATCGAGGGCGGGGGAGCCTTCGGCCGGCGGACCGAGGGGTTCGTCGGGCTCGACAACTACGTCGCGGCGTTCACGAACCCCGAGCTGCTCGCGGGCTTCGGCCGGTCACTCGTCTACGGCGCGATCGCCGTGCCGAGCGTGCTCGGCCTGGCCCTGCTCTTCGCGATCCTGCTCGACACGCCGCGGGCGCGGCTCACGGCCTTCGCGCGGACGGCGATCTTTCTCCCGTACGCCGTGCCGGGCGTGATCGCGAGCCTGCTGTGGGGCTTCCTGTACCTGCCCAGCACCAGCCCGATCAGCTACGTCGCCCGTGAGCTGGGCGGTACCAGCCTCGACTTCTTCGCCTACCCGACCCTGTACTTCGCGCTCGCGAACATCGCCCTGTGGTCGGGGGTCGGCTTCAACATGATCATCATCTACACCTCGCTGCGGGCGATCCCGCAGGAGATCTACGAGGCCGCCCGCATCGACGGCGCGAACGAGTGGGCCATCGCGTGGCGCATCAAGGTCCCGCTGGTCACGCCGGCGCTCGTGCTGACCGGGCTGTTCTCCGTCATCGGCACGGTGCAGCTCTACAGCGAGCCCGCCACGCTTCGTCCGCTCGCGAACACCATCTCGTCGACCTGGGTGCCGCTCATGGCCATCTACCAGGAGGCGTTCGGCAACGACAACCTGGGCGGCGCGGCCGCGGCCTCCGTGCTCCTGGCCGTCGGCACGCTCGTCCTCTCGCTGATCATCCTGCGCTTCTTCCAGCGCCGAGCGTTCGGAGACGCCTGA
- a CDS encoding ABC transporter substrate-binding protein — protein MSTHSSGAGRPRRVLGTAAALVAVSLGLAGCAGEPAAEGPVTLEFWTWSLKEADPAAQAIVDQYEAENPGVTIKLSEVGGTPETSSKLLAADRADEVPDVVQVEYRALPSLVTAGVVRDITEDVEPNREAVADNIWALSTLGGSVYGVPQDIGPMMLTYRTDLFEEYGVEPPATWAEYAEAAEKIHAADPDVYLASFSATQLEFFAAQATQAGAEWWGTDGETWSVGIDGDASLETADYWQDLVERDLLSVEPLLTPEWNAKVNDGKILSWAAAAWAPSVIYSVAPDTAGKWASIPLPQWTPGDASVPFLGGSTYLVPEKSEHAEEAAKFAAWLGASDEGSELLLTLDLYPGGNAGREATLSNDPPRLMPQQEDFYEVADQVIDDTTIPVVWGPNVNVATNAFGDALNEAALNGTPFRDVYTTTQETVVADLEKSGFTVENP, from the coding sequence ATGAGCACACACAGCAGTGGAGCAGGGCGCCCCCGCCGCGTTCTCGGCACCGCCGCCGCCCTGGTGGCGGTCAGCCTCGGCCTGGCCGGCTGCGCCGGTGAACCGGCCGCGGAGGGACCGGTGACCCTGGAGTTCTGGACCTGGTCGCTCAAGGAGGCGGACCCGGCCGCGCAGGCGATCGTCGACCAGTACGAGGCCGAGAACCCCGGTGTGACGATCAAGCTGTCCGAGGTGGGCGGCACCCCCGAGACGTCGTCCAAGCTGTTGGCGGCCGACCGCGCCGACGAGGTGCCCGACGTCGTGCAGGTCGAGTACCGCGCGCTGCCGTCGCTGGTGACCGCGGGCGTCGTCCGGGACATCACCGAGGACGTCGAGCCGAACCGGGAGGCCGTGGCGGACAACATCTGGGCGCTCAGCACGCTCGGCGGCAGCGTCTACGGGGTGCCGCAGGACATCGGGCCGATGATGCTCACCTACCGCACCGACCTGTTCGAGGAGTACGGCGTCGAGCCCCCGGCCACCTGGGCGGAGTACGCCGAGGCCGCCGAGAAGATCCACGCTGCGGACCCGGACGTGTACCTGGCCAGCTTCTCGGCGACCCAGCTCGAGTTCTTCGCGGCGCAGGCCACCCAGGCGGGTGCCGAGTGGTGGGGGACCGACGGCGAGACGTGGTCCGTCGGCATCGACGGGGACGCCTCCCTGGAGACCGCCGACTACTGGCAGGACCTCGTGGAGCGGGACCTGCTGTCGGTCGAGCCGCTGCTCACGCCGGAGTGGAACGCCAAGGTCAACGACGGCAAGATCCTGAGCTGGGCGGCCGCCGCCTGGGCGCCGAGCGTCATCTACTCGGTCGCGCCCGACACCGCGGGCAAGTGGGCCTCGATCCCGCTGCCGCAGTGGACGCCGGGCGACGCGTCCGTCCCGTTCCTCGGCGGGTCCACGTACCTCGTGCCCGAGAAGTCCGAGCACGCCGAGGAGGCCGCGAAGTTCGCCGCCTGGCTCGGCGCGTCGGACGAAGGGTCCGAGCTGCTGCTCACGCTCGACCTGTACCCGGGCGGCAACGCCGGGCGCGAGGCCACGCTGTCGAACGACCCGCCGCGCCTCATGCCGCAGCAGGAGGACTTCTACGAGGTGGCCGACCAGGTCATCGACGACACGACGATCCCGGTCGTCTGGGGCCCGAACGTCAACGTCGCCACCAACGCGTTCGGCGACGCGCTCAACGAGGCCGCCCTGAACGGCACCCCGTTCCGGGACGTCTACACGACGACCCAGGAGACGGTGGTCGCGGACCTGGAGAAGTCCGGGTTCACCGTCGAGAACCCATGA
- a CDS encoding LacI family DNA-binding transcriptional regulator: MAQGGKRPPTMVDVARAAGVAHITVSRVVNDEPTVRPETRKRVLRVIDELGYRRNDSARMLKSGRSTMLGVVLAGSELFELPRVLLGIEQAAKAAGHWVSLASWQGGTHEQLEQCLGRLVGQGAAGVAVIADRPVALEALDRTVARVPISVVMSGNVANPAIGSVELDQEQGARLAVRHLLDLGHRYIVHLSGRMETFDARARVEGWRAELQRAGITEPHLLHGDFSARSGHALATELIDAGRLPTAIFSGNDQMAIGVLSALAARGVSVPGDVSLVGFDDMAGADYLVPALTTVRQDFVTLGRLSIEVLLDLIGGGEAKHHLLPPSLVVRASTRAL; encoded by the coding sequence ATGGCGCAGGGCGGCAAGCGGCCCCCGACCATGGTCGACGTCGCGCGCGCCGCGGGCGTCGCGCACATCACCGTGAGCCGGGTCGTCAACGACGAGCCGACGGTCAGGCCGGAGACCAGGAAGCGCGTCCTGCGGGTCATCGACGAGCTCGGGTACCGGCGCAACGACAGCGCGCGCATGCTCAAGAGCGGCCGGTCCACGATGCTGGGCGTCGTCCTGGCGGGCTCGGAGCTGTTCGAGCTGCCGCGCGTGCTGCTCGGCATCGAACAGGCGGCCAAGGCGGCCGGCCACTGGGTCAGCCTCGCAAGCTGGCAGGGCGGCACCCACGAACAGCTCGAGCAGTGCCTCGGCCGGCTGGTCGGCCAGGGCGCCGCCGGGGTGGCGGTCATCGCCGACCGGCCCGTCGCCCTGGAGGCCCTCGACCGGACCGTGGCCCGCGTGCCCATCTCCGTCGTGATGTCCGGCAACGTCGCCAACCCGGCGATCGGGTCGGTCGAGCTCGACCAGGAGCAGGGCGCCCGCCTCGCCGTCCGCCACCTACTCGACCTCGGCCACCGCTACATCGTCCACCTCAGCGGGCGCATGGAGACCTTCGACGCCCGCGCGCGGGTCGAGGGCTGGCGGGCCGAGCTCCAGCGCGCGGGCATCACCGAGCCGCACCTGCTGCACGGCGACTTCAGCGCGCGGAGCGGGCACGCGCTCGCCACCGAGCTGATCGACGCCGGGCGCCTGCCGACGGCGATCTTCAGCGGGAACGACCAGATGGCGATCGGCGTGCTCTCCGCCCTGGCCGCCCGCGGCGTCTCCGTGCCCGGCGACGTGTCGCTCGTCGGGTTCGACGACATGGCCGGAGCCGACTACCTCGTGCCCGCCCTGACGACCGTCCGGCAGGACTTCGTCACCCTGGGCCGCCTCTCGATCGAGGTGCTCCTCGACCTGATCGGCGGCGGCGAGGCCAAGCACCACCTGCTGCCACCGTCACTCGTGGTGCGTGCCTCCACCCGCGCCCTCTGA
- a CDS encoding carbohydrate ABC transporter permease — MTVLAASRRPAAPSTVPRRRPRFSPTATIVLVVGAVYCLVPVAWVVVAASKSPRELFTSFSFLPGSGLADNLVDLATYGGGVFWQWGANSILYAGVGAVASTVVSAMAGYALAKFRFRGSDTLFAAILAGVLVPGIVLAIPQYLLLAQLGLAGTTWSVLLPSIINPFGIFLCRVFAQAAVPTDTLEAARLDGANEARIFTTIVLPMMAQGLVTVFLLQFVGIWNNFLLPFIMLSDQRLYPITLGLYTFLSRGAGDSDLYPLVITGSAVSVIPLIVMVLLLQRFWRADLLAGGLKG, encoded by the coding sequence ATGACTGTCCTCGCAGCCTCCCGCCGCCCCGCGGCACCGTCCACGGTGCCCCGACGTCGGCCGCGGTTCTCCCCGACCGCCACGATCGTGCTGGTCGTGGGCGCGGTCTACTGCCTGGTCCCCGTGGCCTGGGTGGTGGTCGCCGCCTCCAAGTCGCCCCGCGAGCTGTTCACCAGCTTCTCGTTCCTGCCGGGCTCCGGCCTGGCCGACAACCTCGTGGACCTGGCGACCTACGGCGGCGGCGTGTTCTGGCAGTGGGGTGCCAACAGCATCCTGTACGCGGGGGTCGGCGCGGTCGCCTCGACCGTGGTGTCCGCGATGGCCGGGTACGCGCTGGCCAAGTTCCGGTTCCGGGGGAGCGACACGCTGTTCGCCGCCATCCTCGCCGGCGTCCTGGTGCCGGGCATCGTGCTGGCGATCCCGCAGTACCTGCTGCTCGCGCAGCTCGGCCTGGCCGGGACCACGTGGTCGGTGCTGCTGCCCTCGATCATCAACCCGTTCGGGATCTTCCTGTGCCGGGTGTTCGCGCAGGCCGCCGTCCCCACCGACACGCTCGAGGCGGCCCGGCTCGACGGCGCGAACGAGGCGCGGATCTTCACCACGATCGTGCTGCCGATGATGGCGCAGGGGCTGGTCACGGTGTTCCTGCTGCAGTTCGTCGGCATCTGGAACAACTTCCTGCTGCCGTTCATCATGCTCTCCGACCAGCGGCTGTACCCGATCACCCTCGGGCTGTACACGTTCCTGTCCCGTGGTGCGGGCGACTCCGACCTGTACCCGCTCGTCATCACGGGCTCGGCCGTCTCGGTGATCCCGCTGATCGTGATGGTGCTGCTGCTCCAGCGGTTCTGGCGCGCCGACCTGCTGGCCGGCGGACTGAAGGGCTGA
- a CDS encoding alpha/beta hydrolase family protein, which translates to MAVSDTTAALTVDRLDRHGTRSHEVYTAGFYEGGWDYEVRSILGRAARGGSEPGEVLATIARVRPKDHRGWFTAWQTLGQDTARQARQCADAGHAVSAARAYLRAANYLGVAVEAVDGLDGDTSELLPTFREHRAAWDGFVEQGRWPAQAVAIPYAGSSLPGWFFRPDTSGAPRPVLVMVNGSDGSVSGLWCEGAEGALERGYAVLLFDGPGQQSMLFERGVPFRPDWEHVLTPVVDWLAARDDVDHDRVAVYGISQGGYWVPRALAFEHRFAAAVADGGVVDVGRSWLTNIPHAVLDEYRKGHQEKFDRDMRLGMRLPGGRAARETWAFRARPYGVEGYSAVLDEVSRYALTPELAAQIRTPLLVTDPDGDQFFPQSAELAGLVPGATLVRFTQDEGAASHCQPLARELTEQRMFDWLDERLDL; encoded by the coding sequence ATGGCAGTCTCCGACACCACCGCGGCGCTCACCGTCGACCGGCTGGACCGGCACGGCACCCGCTCGCACGAGGTCTACACCGCGGGCTTCTACGAGGGCGGGTGGGACTACGAGGTCCGCTCGATCCTCGGCAGGGCCGCCCGCGGCGGCTCCGAGCCCGGCGAGGTGCTCGCCACGATCGCCCGGGTCAGGCCCAAGGACCACCGCGGGTGGTTCACCGCGTGGCAGACGCTGGGCCAGGACACCGCCCGCCAGGCCCGGCAGTGCGCCGACGCCGGGCACGCCGTCAGCGCGGCGCGCGCCTACCTCCGGGCGGCGAACTACCTGGGCGTCGCGGTCGAGGCGGTCGACGGGCTCGACGGTGACACCTCCGAGCTCCTGCCGACCTTCCGGGAGCACCGCGCCGCCTGGGACGGTTTCGTGGAGCAGGGCCGGTGGCCGGCGCAGGCCGTCGCGATCCCCTACGCCGGGTCGAGCCTGCCCGGCTGGTTCTTCCGCCCCGACACGTCCGGGGCACCGCGACCGGTGCTGGTGATGGTCAACGGCAGCGACGGGTCGGTCAGCGGCCTGTGGTGCGAGGGTGCGGAGGGCGCCCTGGAGCGCGGGTACGCCGTGCTGCTGTTCGACGGGCCGGGCCAGCAGTCCATGCTGTTCGAGCGCGGCGTCCCGTTCCGGCCCGACTGGGAGCACGTGCTCACCCCCGTCGTCGACTGGCTGGCCGCCCGCGACGACGTGGACCACGACCGGGTCGCCGTCTACGGCATCAGCCAGGGCGGGTACTGGGTCCCCCGGGCCCTCGCGTTCGAGCACCGGTTCGCGGCGGCGGTCGCCGACGGCGGCGTCGTCGACGTCGGCCGGTCGTGGCTGACCAACATCCCGCACGCCGTGCTCGACGAGTACCGCAAGGGCCACCAGGAGAAGTTCGACCGCGACATGCGCCTGGGCATGCGACTGCCGGGCGGCCGGGCCGCGCGGGAGACCTGGGCCTTCCGCGCGCGCCCGTACGGGGTCGAGGGCTACTCCGCCGTGCTCGACGAGGTGTCCCGGTACGCGCTGACGCCCGAGCTCGCCGCGCAGATCAGGACGCCGCTGCTGGTCACCGACCCCGACGGCGACCAGTTCTTCCCCCAGTCGGCGGAGCTGGCGGGCCTGGTGCCGGGCGCCACGCTCGTGCGCTTCACCCAGGACGAGGGGGCCGCGTCCCACTGCCAGCCGCTCGCCCGGGAGCTGACCGAGCAGCGCATGTTCGACTGGCTGGACGAGCGGCTGGACCTCTGA